The Sorex araneus isolate mSorAra2 chromosome 5, mSorAra2.pri, whole genome shotgun sequence genome has a segment encoding these proteins:
- the RPS21 gene encoding 40S ribosomal protein S21 produces MQNDAGEFVDLYVPRKCSASNRIIGAKDHASIQMNVAEVDKVTGRFNGQFKTYAICGAIRRMGESDDSILRLAKADSIVSKNF; encoded by the exons ATGCAGAACGACGCCGGCGAGTTCGTTGACCTGTACGTGCCGCGGAAATG CTCAGCGAGCAACCGCATCATTGGCGCCAAGGACCACGCGTCCATCCAGATGAACGTGGCCGAG GTGGACAAAGTAACCGGCAGGTTCAACGGGCAGTTTAAGACGTACGCCATCTGCGGGGCCATCCGCAGGATG GGCGAGTCCGATGATTCCATTCTCCGCCTGGCCAAGGCCGACAGCATCGTGTCCAA gaacTTCTGA
- the CABLES2 gene encoding CDK5 and ABL1 enzyme substrate 2 has protein sequence MAAAAAGGAPGPAPGPAARAPPPAGPGPGPAARAPAPLAPRRRGDSRRRQAALFFLNNISLDGRPPGRGPGGEKPPPAPAPPPAAAPSPAPPPPPPAPPAGPPAPPGPLSPAPAAPGPGPGPDGPRQRRRVASQRCSLEFLEDTAGSAPGPRTKHSSGSPRHKGLKKTHFIKNMRQYDTRSSRIVLICARRSLCAAFSVLPYGEGLHVSDLRVDSQKQRHPSGGVAVASEMVLELEGVELGADGKVVSYARFLYPTNALVTQKADGHILLPPPRPSVPRALPGPRCKPAPTKVVPAGTELGSDAGDTLEYNPNLLDDPQWPCGKHKRVLIFASYMTTVIEYVKPSDLKKDMNETFREKFPHVRLTLSKIRSLKREMRSLSAECSLEPVTVSMAYVYFEKLVLQGKLNKQNRKLCAGACVLLAAKISSDLRKNEVKQLIDKLEERFRFNRRDLISFEFTVLVALELALYLPEPQVLPHYRRLTQQS, from the exons ATGGCCGCGGCCGCGGCGGGAggagccccgggccccgcgcccggccccgccgcccgcgccccaccgcccgccggccccggccccggccccgccgcccgcgccccggccccgctcgCGCCGCGCCGGCGCGGGGACTCGCGGCGCCGCCAGGCCGCGCTCTTCTTCCTCAACAACATCTCCCTGGACGGGCGCCcccccggccgcggccccggcGGGGAGaagccgccgcccgcgcccgccccgccgcccgccgccgccccgagccccgcgccgccgccgccgccgcccgcgccccccgccggcccgcccgcgccccccggcccgctgagccccgcgcccgccgcgcccgggcccgggcccggccccgacGGCCCGCGCCAGCG GCGGCGTGTCGCTTCCCAGCGCTGCTCCCTCGAGTTCCTGGAAGACACGGCGGGATCTGCCCCGGGTCCAAG AACCAAGCACAGCTCGGGCTCGCCGAGGCACAAGGGCCTGAAGAAGACGCATTTCATCAAGAACATGAGGCAGTATGACACCAGAAGCAGCAG GATTGTGCTCATCTGCGCCAGGCGGTCCCTGTGTGCGGCCTTCTCAGTCCTGCCCTACGGAGAGGGCCTGCATGTGAG TGACCTGCGGGTGGACAGTCAGAAGCAGCGGCACCCGTCAGGCGGCGTGGCCGTGGCCTCCGAGATGGTGCTGGAGCTGGAAGGCGTGGAACTGGGAGCTGATGGGAAG GTTGTGTCCTACGCCAGGTTCCTGTACCCGACCAACGCCCTGGTGACACAGAAGGCTGATGGCCACATCCTGCTGCCACCGCCGCGGCCCAGCGTCCCCCGGGCTCTGCCTGGGCCAAGATGCAAGCCTGCCCCCACCAAGGTGGTGCCAGCCGGCACGGAACTCG GGAGCGACGCAGGAGACACGCTGGAGTACAACCCCAACCTCCTGGATGACCCCCAGTGGCCGTGTGGGAAGCACAAGCGTGTGCTCATCTTCGCATCCTACATG ACCACGGTCATCGAGTACGTGAAGCCCTCAGACCTCAAGAAGGACATGAACGAGACCTTCCGGGAGAAATTTCCGCACGTCCGGCTGACCCTGAGCAAGATCCGGAG TTTGAAGCGGGAGATGCGCAGCCTGTCGGCCGAGTGCAGCCTGGAGCCCGTGACCGTGTCCATGGCCTACGTGTACTTCGAGAAGCTCGTGCTGCAGGGCAAGCTCAACAAGCAGAACCGCAAGCTGTGCGCGGGGGCCTGCGTGCTGCTGGCCGCCAAGATCAGCAGCGACCTCCGCAAGAACGAAGTCAAGCAGCTCATTGAT AAGCTGGAAGAGAGGTTCCGCTTCAACCGCCGCGACCTCATCAGCTTCGAGTTCACGGTGCTGGTGGCCTTGGAGCTGGCCCTCTACCTCCCCGAGCCCCAGGTCCTACCTCACTACCGCCGCCTCACCCAGCAGTCCTAG
- the RBBP8NL gene encoding RBBP8 N-terminal-like protein, which produces MAKASRLQGMLSSCGRLGPRAAMESFIESLNRLRDIHETEVLGLQSKLLELNAERCRDAQRAEELSAKNQQLREQQRALKENVRALENRLRAGLCDRCVVTQELARKKQREFEGSLLQSLQHVFILTNEMSRLQEENNGLKKEVKRLRGPGDRPRPPSREGTSSPPSPPSPSTWKTGAETPARGPAETQDEHPEKPVGYRVSPGSRTSPGGSGPEPPRPSDMSPQRISNQLHGTIAVVRPGSWAPRPACSGPPSPPADSLLQPPAGAYASLTCPRRAGQLCLLDPHLALRLQSPPGGPRALGLKAGAEEAWEEGPGSPASPQLEGALQLLLARQLRARGLVGATRPRRPPTPAPTPPSPAAGSDSEGPEGEGQTPRAPGPDSPPRRETSAVGDWLPDKPLDLSEWGRDRGRGTPKPTSTPTASPKPETPGQPGAQREDRPEQDGGPAPQEAPHPLWTSPPSQPSPGVPGEEARGRLRAPHCPQRPHAVPAEHGEGLKLRSEQQEPEPPGYEGSAEETSEASRHLSEDLGAGPAPKRKRISEAWAEASKKPALGRAPCEPRLASASSPSRQT; this is translated from the exons ATGGCCAAGGCCAGCCGGCTCCAGGGCATGCTGAGCAGCTGTG GCCGGCTGGGCCCCCGCGCCGCCATGGAGAGCTTCATCGAGTCTCTGAACAGACTGCGAGACATCCACGAGACGGAGGTCCTCG GCCTGCAGAGCAAACTCCTGGAGCTGAACGCAGAGCGGTGCAG GGACGCCCAGAGGGCAGAGGAGCTGAGCGCCAAGAACCAGCAGCTGCGGGAGCAGCAGAGGGCGCTGAAAGAGAATGTGCGGGCGCTGGAGAacag gctgCGGGCCGGCCTCTGTGACCGCTGTGTGGTGACGCAGGAGCTGGCCAGGAAGAAGCAGCGCGAGTTCGAGGGGTCCCTCCTGCAGAGTCTGCAGCACGTCTTCATCCTCA CCAACGAGATGAGCCGGCTGCAGGAGGAGAACAACGGCCTGAAGAAGGAGGTGAAGCGGCTGCGGGGCCCGGG GGACAGGCCGCGGccccccagcagggagggcacctccagccccccatcaccgccctcccccagcacctggaAGACGGGGGCCGAGACGCCGGCCAGGGGCCCCGCGGAGACCCAGGACGAGCACCCAG AGAAGCCGGTGGGGTACCGGGTGTCCCCAGGATCCAGGACCTCGCCCGGGGGCAGCGGCCCCGAGCCCCCGCGGCCCTCAGACATG AGCCCCCAACGCATCTCGAACCAGCTGCACGGGACCATCGCCGTGGTGCGCCCTGGCTCCTGGGCACCCCGGCCCGCCTGCAGcggcccgcccagccccccagcAGACAG CCTCCTGCAGCCCCCCGCTGGGGCCTACGCATCCCTCACCTGTCCCCGGCGGGCCGGCCAGCTGTGCCTCCTGGACCCTCACCTGGCCCTGCGCCTACAGAGCCCCCCGGGCggcccccgggccctgggccTGAAGGCGGGGGCAGAAGAGGCCTGGGAGGAGGGTCCCGGCTCCCCTGCCAGCCCGCAGCTGGAGGGGGCCTTGCAGCTGCTTCTGGCCCGGCAGCTGCGGGCGCGGGGGCTGGTGGGCGCCACCAGGCCCAGACGACCCCCCACGCCAGCGccgacacccccctccccggcaGCCGGGTCTGACTCTGAGGGCCCCGAGGGCGAGGGGCAGACCCCCCGGGCCCCCGGCCCAGACAGCCCCCCGCGGAGGGAGACCTCAGCCGTGGGAGACTGGCTCCCGGACAAGCCCTTGGACCTTTCCGAGTGGGGCCGGGACCGGGGCCGGggcacccccaagcccaccagcacCCCGACGGCCAGCCCCAAGCCCGAGACGCCTGGGCAGCCGGGGGCCCAGAGGGAGGACAGGCCTGAGCAGGACGGGGGCCCCGCACCCCAG GAGGCCCCGCACCCTCTCTGGACGTCCCCGCCGAGCCAGCCCTCTCCAGGCGTGCCCGGGGAGGAGGCCAGAGGCCGGCTGAGAGCACCCCACTGTCCTCAGAGGCCCCATGCTGTCCCCGCAG AACACGGCGAGGGACTGAAGCTCAGGTCGGAGCAGCAGGAGCCGGAGCCCCCGGGCTATGAG GGAAGCGCTGAGGAGACCTCAGAGGCGTCCCGGCACTTAAGCGAGGACCTCGGGGCAGGGCCGGCCCCCAAGAGGAAGCGGATCTCAGAAGCCTGGGCTGAAG CCTCCAAGAAGCCAGCTCTGGGCCGGGCTCCCTGCGAGCCCCGGTTGGCCAGTGCCAGCAGCCCCTCCAGGCAGACCTAG